In Acaryochloris marina S15, a single genomic region encodes these proteins:
- a CDS encoding PadR family transcriptional regulator, whose translation MTLAHTILTVLSEAPHSGYDLSKRFEESVSCFWKASQQQIYRELSKIETQGWVTYELVPQQGKPDKKLYQITNVGKQELLDWYAQPSTPTPIREDLLVKVLAGPYVPRSLLIQQVKARQALHQKKLDRYLEKEICFQQVEAPEPAMQFRYLTLRRGIRYEQEWIDWCQEVIDTLQADTSKSS comes from the coding sequence ATGACTCTAGCCCACACGATTTTGACGGTTTTATCTGAGGCTCCCCATAGCGGCTATGACCTCAGCAAACGCTTTGAGGAATCGGTGAGCTGCTTTTGGAAAGCCAGCCAGCAACAGATTTATCGAGAGTTATCCAAAATAGAAACCCAAGGCTGGGTGACCTATGAACTGGTTCCCCAACAAGGCAAGCCAGATAAGAAGCTCTATCAGATCACAAATGTGGGTAAGCAAGAGTTGCTGGACTGGTATGCTCAGCCTTCCACACCTACGCCTATTCGCGAGGATCTCTTAGTCAAAGTACTGGCAGGCCCCTACGTACCCCGTTCCCTGCTGATTCAACAGGTCAAAGCGCGTCAAGCCCTCCACCAGAAAAAATTGGACCGATATCTAGAGAAGGAAATCTGTTTCCAACAGGTAGAAGCCCCAGAGCCAGCTATGCAATTCCGGTACTTGACCCTGAGACGAGGAATTCGATATGAACAAGAATGGATCGATTGGTGTCAAGAAGTGATTGATACTTTACAAGCAGATACCAGCAAAAGTTCCTAA
- a CDS encoding HlyD family secretion protein has product MPKRAQSSFRLRSWKSPRTLGWVVLGVSAVAIGIKTWGAPQTGPAPRQAILPVATLALQPSTFYDIQRTYAGEVQANRTSELGFELTGTLIEIAVDEGDWVQQGMPLARLDTRSLAAQRQQLLAQKAQAQAQFRELKTGPRTEEIGAARAAVEDLGQQRLLAEKQSKRRQELYEKGAISREAFEERYFAAQALKKRQGQAHKRLEELLAGTRVEQEKSDQKSRQYQPETVVAISA; this is encoded by the coding sequence TTGCCCAAACGCGCTCAATCTTCTTTTAGACTTCGCTCTTGGAAATCACCACGAACCTTGGGATGGGTGGTTTTGGGAGTGAGTGCAGTGGCGATTGGCATAAAAACTTGGGGTGCGCCTCAGACTGGACCTGCTCCTAGGCAGGCCATCTTGCCTGTGGCTACTTTGGCACTGCAGCCGTCTACCTTCTATGACATTCAGCGCACCTACGCGGGGGAAGTCCAGGCAAATCGCACCAGTGAATTGGGGTTTGAGCTGACGGGGACCTTGATTGAGATTGCTGTGGATGAAGGGGATTGGGTGCAGCAAGGTATGCCCCTAGCTCGTTTGGATACTCGTAGCTTAGCCGCTCAACGCCAGCAGCTTTTGGCTCAAAAAGCCCAGGCCCAAGCCCAGTTCCGAGAGCTAAAAACAGGACCGAGAACGGAAGAGATTGGAGCGGCTCGGGCTGCCGTTGAAGATTTAGGACAGCAGCGCTTGTTGGCAGAAAAGCAAAGTAAACGCCGCCAAGAACTCTATGAAAAAGGGGCTATTTCCCGCGAGGCTTTTGAAGAACGATATTTTGCCGCTCAAGCATTGAAAAAACGCCAGGGCCAAGCTCACAAACGGTTAGAAGAATTGCTAGCGGGGACACGGGTGGAGCAGGAAAAGTCAGATCAGAAATCTCGTCAATATCAGCCTGAGACGGTAGTTGCGATCTCAGCTTAG
- a CDS encoding ISAs1 family transposase, whose translation MATGFSKPPSSPASTDSSSSLLPASDCDQAYQQLSECFEDLPDPRGGQGVQHPFVSIVVIGLLASLGGAQGWEDIETYGLSHQDWLSSFLRLPSGIPTADTYRRVFERICPSAFERSFNHWLDQVVTTLGAQVIPIDGKQLRGSYDRNQDQSALHLVSAWASEYRLFLGQVKVADKSNEITAIPALLELLDIAGCIITIDAMGTQHEIARHIQAKEADYVLALKENHPTLFEQVEQWFETAEANEFKGIEHSYDARVEAGHHRREKRQVWAVSLQQMGPLYKQAQWKGLQTIVKVARTRHLWNKTTYEVMFYISSLPPNAQQLGKAIRQHWSIENQLHWVLDVTFGEDASRIRTGHAPENMAILRRWSINLLNQETSFKKSTRQKLKRASMDEAYMLKVLGASIPLQSSLSEA comes from the coding sequence ATGGCTACAGGATTCAGCAAGCCTCCTTCCTCACCAGCTTCCACTGACTCATCCTCGTCACTCCTGCCTGCCAGTGATTGCGATCAGGCTTATCAACAATTGTCCGAGTGTTTTGAAGATTTGCCTGATCCACGTGGAGGCCAAGGTGTCCAGCATCCGTTTGTCAGCATCGTCGTGATTGGACTATTGGCAAGTTTAGGTGGCGCACAAGGGTGGGAAGACATTGAAACCTATGGTCTAAGCCATCAAGATTGGTTGTCGAGTTTTCTGAGGCTACCGTCCGGGATACCGACAGCAGACACCTATCGACGAGTGTTTGAGCGTATTTGCCCCTCCGCTTTTGAGCGGAGTTTCAATCACTGGTTGGATCAGGTAGTGACAACCCTCGGCGCTCAAGTGATACCGATTGACGGCAAACAACTCAGAGGTTCCTATGATCGCAATCAAGACCAATCCGCATTGCATCTGGTCAGTGCTTGGGCCAGTGAGTATCGGTTATTTCTAGGACAGGTCAAAGTTGCAGACAAGAGTAACGAAATTACCGCTATTCCAGCACTGCTAGAGCTATTAGACATTGCCGGGTGCATTATTACCATTGATGCAATGGGAACTCAGCACGAGATTGCCCGCCACATTCAAGCTAAAGAGGCTGACTATGTGCTGGCCCTCAAGGAGAATCATCCCACGCTGTTTGAGCAGGTTGAGCAATGGTTTGAAACGGCTGAAGCGAATGAGTTTAAGGGCATTGAGCACAGCTATGATGCCCGGGTGGAAGCAGGGCACCATCGTCGCGAGAAACGACAAGTTTGGGCCGTGTCCCTTCAACAGATGGGTCCTCTCTACAAGCAGGCGCAGTGGAAGGGCTTGCAAACCATCGTCAAGGTCGCTCGGACCCGCCACTTGTGGAACAAAACCACCTATGAGGTGATGTTTTATATCAGCTCTCTACCGCCAAATGCTCAGCAGTTGGGCAAAGCCATCCGCCAGCATTGGTCGATTGAGAACCAACTCCACTGGGTCTTAGATGTGACCTTTGGCGAAGATGCTAGCCGCATTCGCACAGGACATGCACCGGAAAACATGGCCATCCTGAGGCGCTGGAGCATCAACCTTCTCAATCAAGAAACGTCCTTTAAGAAAAGTACCCGTCAAAAACTAAAACGGGCGAGCATGGATGAAGCGTATATGCTCAAAGTTCTAGGCGCTTCTATTCCTTTACAGTCTAGCCTTTCAGAGGCTTGA
- a CDS encoding transposase — MPRHPRTLKPSYCYHITTRCNNRDFRLVREECRDVLLYAIHKCQVKYGFKLYALCIMSNHVHYLLEPAQPQDLPKIMHWLNWYTAMCFNRMLNRSGHFWEKRYHSTGFPNTDKRRALNTLRYIHANPKAAKMQQGFFYDYSNYGSYERLTNDGISQWHPAFLALGATIEICARAYRRFCQRYKPKPKPPKRIYWGTNLLAKLRLKRKVHKPSPGQTRLPWDDWDGVDPEIQAVAMKFVLANCLNPEVVKTRYEPDFIQL; from the coding sequence ATGCCACGTCATCCGCGAACGCTGAAACCTAGCTATTGCTATCACATCACCACCCGCTGTAATAATCGTGACTTTCGGTTAGTGCGGGAAGAATGTCGGGATGTTTTGCTCTATGCCATTCATAAATGCCAGGTCAAATATGGTTTTAAGCTGTATGCCCTCTGCATTATGAGCAACCATGTCCATTACCTGTTGGAACCTGCCCAGCCCCAGGACCTGCCCAAAATCATGCACTGGCTGAACTGGTATACGGCCATGTGTTTTAACCGGATGCTCAATCGCAGTGGGCACTTCTGGGAAAAGCGCTATCACAGCACGGGGTTTCCGAATACGGATAAGCGACGGGCGTTGAATACGCTGCGGTATATCCATGCCAACCCGAAAGCGGCGAAGATGCAGCAGGGCTTTTTCTATGATTACAGCAACTATGGCAGCTATGAGCGGCTAACCAATGACGGAATTAGCCAATGGCATCCAGCTTTTCTGGCGTTGGGAGCGACAATTGAAATTTGTGCTCGGGCTTATCGGCGCTTTTGCCAGCGGTACAAGCCCAAGCCCAAACCACCCAAGCGCATTTATTGGGGCACGAACCTATTGGCGAAGTTGAGGTTAAAGCGGAAAGTCCATAAACCATCCCCTGGACAAACTCGGTTGCCTTGGGATGATTGGGATGGGGTAGACCCAGAGATTCAGGCAGTGGCGATGAAGTTTGTGTTGGCAAATTGCTTAAACCCGGAGGTGGTGAAGACTCGATATGAGCCTGATTTTATACAGTTATAG
- a CDS encoding GUN4 domain-containing protein, translated as MTKTDKPTPKPKAKVSLSDQIADVVVKAVRTGGVTVGGAGAFWSLFNDSDIPKALASGVIGLGISYGASLLNPVHKGTQDRLTKAGEAANKAIDHGIAKVSGVEEQYFRCQAWACRRQKSEGVIQHDGIFRPLLEEIYVPLQLDRNSLPSGLRESPMQHPTKLSFNEMQESEIWDFLSKTWKDSNFMTHSQIGVLAWGGYGKTTLLKHIAYTYGMNQQGKYGVPRRVPFLLVLRKHRDLLAQEQPPTLPELIRNHHIPDLPDFDKLADLPKDWVKKKLNQGEAVVMLDGFDEVASGQRPVVARWINDQMRHYSKSVFIVTSRPKAYKDQELVDRLELPILWVQDFSESQRRNFVENWYLYQEQYASGGELTPDVEHAAKTAAEELLTQIEARQELKDLARNPLLLNMIVSFHWRYPGAELPKRRVELYREICTLQLRDRPRARKLKTCLIDCEAQLILQRLALSMMEAHEERLGHSDLEERIKKYIKLQQEQVEQKNFLAEVVQISELLVERELGEFEFAHLSLQEYLAATQIADDKQEALLYKHLQNDWWKQTILLYASQVNPTPLIREALRQEAIDLAYTIQQDTTKRLDLTAEELAAFEKTTSQVETSRYANLETLLQTQQWREADQETYRLMITTVGKEEGQYLNSDDLKTFPCDDLQMLDRLWVKYSDGKWGFSVQKRIWEECGSPTDYNEFTRTFCDRIGWTNNGKWQNPTYDLENSLDGELPFGFEGELPLGILSSLAQSLLSRKDL; from the coding sequence ATGACCAAGACTGATAAACCTACTCCAAAACCTAAAGCTAAGGTTTCTCTCAGTGACCAGATTGCAGATGTTGTTGTTAAAGCAGTACGGACAGGCGGGGTGACGGTAGGTGGAGCAGGTGCGTTTTGGTCTCTGTTCAATGATAGTGATATCCCCAAAGCCTTGGCATCTGGGGTGATTGGTTTGGGGATTTCCTATGGAGCCAGTTTGCTAAACCCGGTTCATAAAGGTACTCAAGATCGCCTAACAAAAGCAGGAGAAGCAGCCAATAAAGCGATTGATCATGGCATTGCTAAAGTTAGTGGCGTAGAAGAACAGTATTTTCGATGTCAAGCTTGGGCTTGCCGTCGCCAGAAATCTGAAGGGGTGATTCAACACGATGGCATTTTCCGGCCTCTACTGGAGGAGATTTATGTTCCTTTGCAATTGGACCGGAACTCCTTACCGTCGGGTTTGAGAGAGTCTCCTATGCAACATCCTACAAAGCTTTCCTTTAATGAGATGCAGGAGAGTGAAATTTGGGATTTTCTGAGTAAGACCTGGAAAGACTCAAACTTCATGACCCACAGCCAAATTGGGGTACTGGCTTGGGGTGGTTATGGCAAAACGACGCTGCTAAAGCATATTGCCTATACCTATGGCATGAACCAACAAGGTAAATACGGTGTACCCAGACGAGTCCCTTTTTTGCTGGTGCTGCGTAAACATCGAGACCTATTGGCTCAAGAGCAACCACCGACTTTACCGGAGTTGATTAGAAATCACCATATTCCAGATTTGCCGGATTTTGATAAGTTAGCTGATTTACCAAAAGATTGGGTTAAAAAGAAGCTTAATCAAGGTGAAGCAGTGGTAATGCTGGATGGCTTCGATGAGGTGGCCTCTGGGCAACGTCCGGTGGTGGCTCGATGGATTAATGATCAGATGCGCCATTACAGCAAATCAGTATTTATAGTCACTTCACGTCCTAAAGCCTATAAAGATCAGGAGCTAGTCGACCGATTGGAACTTCCTATCCTTTGGGTGCAAGACTTTAGCGAATCCCAACGCCGAAATTTTGTAGAGAATTGGTATTTGTACCAAGAGCAATATGCCAGTGGGGGAGAGTTGACTCCCGACGTTGAGCATGCTGCAAAAACTGCCGCTGAGGAACTGCTAACCCAAATTGAAGCGCGGCAAGAGCTGAAGGATTTAGCCAGAAATCCACTCTTGCTGAATATGATTGTGTCGTTCCATTGGCGATATCCCGGCGCAGAGTTACCTAAACGCAGGGTTGAACTATATCGAGAGATTTGTACGTTACAGCTTCGAGACCGGCCAAGGGCACGAAAGCTGAAGACTTGTTTAATCGATTGTGAAGCCCAGCTTATCTTGCAACGGTTGGCGTTATCCATGATGGAAGCCCATGAGGAGCGGTTGGGTCACTCTGACCTAGAGGAACGAATCAAGAAATATATAAAACTGCAACAGGAACAAGTTGAACAAAAGAATTTCTTGGCAGAAGTGGTGCAAATTAGCGAATTGCTGGTAGAGCGGGAATTGGGTGAATTTGAGTTCGCTCATCTCAGTTTGCAAGAGTATTTGGCTGCCACTCAGATTGCTGATGATAAGCAAGAAGCGTTGCTTTATAAACATCTCCAGAATGATTGGTGGAAACAGACGATTTTGCTCTATGCCTCCCAGGTCAACCCTACGCCATTGATTCGGGAAGCTTTGCGCCAAGAGGCCATTGATTTGGCCTATACCATCCAGCAAGACACTACCAAACGGCTGGACTTAACTGCAGAGGAATTGGCTGCATTTGAAAAAACTACCTCCCAAGTTGAAACGTCTCGATATGCCAACCTAGAGACGCTTCTACAAACCCAACAATGGCGTGAAGCCGACCAGGAGACCTATCGGTTGATGATTACCACCGTGGGGAAAGAAGAAGGGCAATATTTGAATAGCGATGACCTAAAGACTTTTCCCTGCGACGATTTGCAAATGCTGGATCGTCTGTGGGTTAAGTACAGCGATGGCAAGTGGGGCTTTAGTGTTCAAAAACGGATTTGGGAAGAGTGCGGAAGCCCGACAGATTACAATGAGTTTACAAGAACGTTCTGCGATCGCATCGGCTGGACAAACAATGGCAAGTGGCAAAATCCAACATACGATCTCGAAAATTCTCTTGACGGAGAATTACCGTTTGGATTTGAGGGAGAATTACCGTTGGGTATTCTCTCTTCTCTCGCGCAATCTCTTCTCTCGCGCAAAGACTTGTAG
- a CDS encoding endonuclease domain-containing protein: MREKPTQHHRIRGTTPAVVAAARRLRLNLTPAEQKLWKALQKRQLSGLKFRCQHAISSFIVDFYCPQCRLVIELDGDIHNQQVEYDQARTEQLNQLGYRVIRFHNSDVMHHLDHVLQQIRYASEQSIDRQSKSPKMGDLGG, from the coding sequence ATGCGAGAGAAGCCAACGCAACACCACCGCATTCGCGGCACGACTCCAGCAGTCGTTGCCGCCGCACGACGACTAAGACTCAATCTGACACCAGCCGAACAAAAGCTGTGGAAAGCACTGCAAAAACGTCAACTCAGCGGCCTGAAATTCCGCTGTCAACACGCCATTAGTTCGTTCATTGTCGATTTTTACTGTCCCCAATGCCGGTTAGTGATTGAGCTAGACGGCGACATCCACAATCAGCAGGTGGAGTATGATCAAGCCCGTACCGAGCAGCTCAACCAGCTAGGTTACCGAGTGATCCGATTCCATAACTCAGACGTCATGCACCACCTAGATCATGTACTTCAGCAAATCCGATATGCGAGTGAGCAAAGCATTGATCGACAATCAAAGTCCCCCAAAATGGGGGATTTAGGGGGCTAA
- a CDS encoding rhomboid family intramembrane serine protease, translating to MVPLRDNNPTRITPFVTYVLIALNVVVFLHELRLGPELDAFFRLWAVVPRDLTASFQGQPTGLPHPAWITLFTSQFLHGGILHIAGNMLFLWVFGNNIEDQLGHVKYLVFYLSCGALAALSQWFFSVNSDIPSLGASGAIAGVMGAYIIRFPKAQVLTLIPLGFFFWTVNLPAVFFLGFWFAQQAFNSVASLNAPMNMGGVAYWAHAGGFVFGALLGPLMGLFDNDRSRR from the coding sequence GTGGTACCCCTACGCGATAATAACCCCACTCGGATTACGCCTTTTGTTACCTATGTTCTGATTGCCCTGAATGTGGTCGTTTTTCTCCATGAATTGCGCCTAGGGCCAGAGCTAGATGCCTTTTTTCGCCTATGGGCGGTGGTTCCCCGAGACTTGACCGCTAGTTTTCAGGGGCAACCCACGGGATTGCCTCATCCGGCTTGGATTACCCTGTTTACCTCCCAGTTCCTGCACGGGGGAATTTTGCATATTGCCGGGAATATGCTGTTTTTATGGGTGTTCGGGAATAATATTGAGGACCAGCTGGGCCATGTAAAATACTTGGTATTTTACCTCAGCTGTGGTGCTCTAGCTGCCCTCAGTCAATGGTTTTTTAGCGTCAATTCTGATATTCCTTCCTTGGGAGCCAGTGGTGCGATCGCAGGGGTGATGGGGGCCTATATTATTCGCTTCCCCAAGGCGCAGGTCTTGACCCTGATTCCCCTAGGATTTTTCTTTTGGACGGTCAATCTGCCTGCAGTCTTCTTTTTGGGGTTCTGGTTTGCCCAGCAGGCTTTTAATAGCGTCGCTAGCCTGAATGCCCCCATGAATATGGGAGGGGTTGCCTATTGGGCCCATGCTGGCGGCTTTGTGTTTGGGGCATTGCTGGGACCATTGATGGGGCTGTTTGATAACGATCGGTCCCGCCGTTAA
- a CDS encoding DUF3685 domain-containing protein — translation MTEQAAAQTQPLQFMLADTDPIFRVGLKACLEAVPDIQIVAEAEDPAQVLQLFSTQPEADTSPDVDPQSLDLLILDISRVADTEANGLLCQQLKRRYPHLALFVLSATVEPDQLTKLWQVGVEGFCRKGSVDTPTLIQQLRRASQGQRVWDSAQKAQAQIVQQPAATPQIATQNVTAFTLLRQVFMQTGLKQIEQTLEQLQSRRQGEALTQWQRTINEGRERELQTVSWLVRQYMERQSDDSDEEPLEPEEPAFSWANVDPWETDELTAVPSRITEISDGGDLAAQPEITTVLLDGLLAKLPTSLSNRTQDPLEIDILKAQKRQDLFLIVLKQFETVVEDLSYSQVTRSQLVSKRAKLLQDLWLGSTADFFGKYLTIPLSSSVNTQGLEDIEIVSVLQQDQAIVEAEILDKIPLVTELLDHLLFKAPLLVDNTLSAVGSPEAMLQAEALLSNLVVSVANGVLQPLLNRFATNEAIKQSFYDRSLISTRDIERFRNALSNHYRSRRLFKEPTEIFESQYGLIVFSEAGLQKIAVYGSRDQELKQLQGTRFFVTLALEGRDAIAPPLQATFTFLGRGVVYILTQVVGRGLGLIGRGILQGVGGTWQDIFVSRKSHQEK, via the coding sequence ATGACAGAGCAGGCAGCAGCACAGACACAACCCCTTCAGTTCATGTTAGCGGATACCGATCCGATCTTTCGGGTCGGGTTAAAGGCGTGCCTAGAGGCCGTGCCGGATATTCAGATAGTGGCTGAAGCAGAAGATCCCGCCCAAGTTTTACAGCTGTTCTCGACTCAGCCCGAAGCAGACACCAGCCCAGACGTCGATCCGCAATCCCTGGACTTACTGATTCTCGATATCAGTCGCGTTGCAGATACCGAAGCGAATGGCCTTCTCTGTCAACAGTTGAAGAGGCGCTATCCCCATCTGGCCCTGTTTGTTTTATCGGCCACCGTCGAACCCGATCAGCTCACCAAGCTGTGGCAAGTAGGGGTGGAAGGCTTCTGCCGCAAAGGCAGTGTGGACACCCCCACCTTAATTCAGCAGCTCCGGCGAGCCAGCCAAGGACAGCGAGTTTGGGATTCAGCCCAGAAGGCCCAGGCCCAGATCGTCCAGCAGCCCGCTGCCACCCCCCAGATAGCCACCCAAAATGTGACGGCCTTTACCCTGTTGCGGCAAGTGTTTATGCAAACGGGGTTAAAGCAAATTGAACAAACCCTGGAGCAGCTCCAAAGCCGTCGCCAAGGAGAAGCCCTTACCCAATGGCAGCGAACCATTAATGAGGGACGAGAGCGGGAACTACAAACCGTGAGCTGGTTGGTGCGCCAGTATATGGAACGCCAAAGTGATGACTCTGATGAAGAGCCTCTAGAACCCGAGGAGCCTGCCTTTTCTTGGGCTAATGTCGATCCGTGGGAAACCGATGAGTTAACGGCGGTCCCCTCGCGGATTACCGAAATTAGTGACGGGGGTGACCTCGCTGCTCAGCCAGAAATCACCACCGTGCTGCTGGATGGGTTACTGGCCAAACTCCCCACCAGCCTCTCCAATCGCACCCAAGATCCCCTAGAAATTGATATTCTCAAAGCCCAAAAGCGCCAGGATTTATTTCTGATTGTGCTCAAGCAATTTGAAACCGTAGTTGAGGATTTGAGTTATTCCCAAGTGACGCGATCGCAACTCGTATCCAAACGAGCCAAACTTCTGCAAGACCTGTGGCTCGGGTCTACCGCCGACTTTTTTGGCAAGTATTTGACTATCCCCTTATCCTCATCTGTAAATACTCAAGGCCTAGAGGATATTGAAATTGTCAGTGTGCTCCAACAAGATCAGGCCATTGTCGAAGCGGAAATTCTCGACAAAATCCCCCTGGTGACGGAACTGCTGGATCATCTCCTATTTAAAGCCCCTTTACTGGTTGACAATACCCTGTCCGCCGTCGGTTCTCCCGAAGCCATGCTCCAGGCAGAAGCCCTCTTGAGCAACCTCGTGGTGAGTGTCGCTAATGGCGTGCTGCAGCCGTTGCTCAATCGCTTTGCTACGAATGAAGCGATTAAACAAAGCTTCTACGACCGGTCTTTAATTTCTACCCGCGACATCGAGCGGTTTCGCAATGCCCTCTCCAATCACTACCGTTCTCGGCGGTTGTTTAAAGAGCCCACAGAAATTTTTGAAAGTCAGTATGGATTAATCGTGTTTAGTGAGGCTGGGCTGCAGAAAATCGCCGTCTATGGCTCCCGTGATCAGGAGCTGAAACAGCTCCAAGGGACTCGATTTTTCGTCACCTTGGCTTTGGAGGGAAGGGATGCGATCGCACCCCCACTACAGGCCACCTTTACCTTCCTGGGTCGAGGGGTCGTCTATATCCTTACCCAAGTGGTTGGGCGGGGTTTAGGGTTAATTGGTCGCGGCATCTTGCAAGGGGTCGGCGGCACCTGGCAAGACATTTTCGTCAGCCGTAAAAGCCATCAAGAAAAATAG
- a CDS encoding pentapeptide repeat-containing protein has product MMQVAELLERYAAGERDFCEIELKNADLSQQNLSGSTFIKSKFSHMNLEGAYLYGVNFKHSYIADTNLAGALLCGANLWGVNFQGSVLAEANLSDAYIRGTYLLKADLSKVNLQRANLQRSYLWGATLNHADMRDANLTGANLDSATLMFADLSEANCQDSSMKGANLSGACLIGACLDRANLSHANLSMAELSEARMKFAQLTDAIFQQANLSSTNLAYAQVQLQRLQDAILSRTILPDQRVVNNLTPAMAVSVTH; this is encoded by the coding sequence ATGATGCAAGTAGCCGAGCTACTGGAGCGCTACGCCGCCGGAGAACGAGATTTTTGTGAAATAGAGTTAAAAAATGCGGACTTAAGCCAGCAAAATTTGTCCGGCTCGACCTTTATTAAGTCCAAGTTCAGCCATATGAATTTGGAGGGCGCTTACTTGTATGGGGTCAACTTCAAACATAGCTACATCGCCGATACCAACTTAGCCGGTGCTCTTTTATGTGGTGCCAATCTATGGGGCGTTAATTTTCAGGGTAGTGTCCTCGCCGAGGCCAACTTAAGTGATGCCTATATCCGAGGCACCTATCTCCTCAAAGCAGATTTGAGTAAAGTCAATTTACAACGGGCCAACTTGCAACGGTCCTATTTATGGGGAGCCACCCTCAACCATGCCGATATGCGGGATGCCAATCTCACCGGTGCTAACTTAGATTCTGCAACCTTAATGTTCGCGGATCTCAGCGAAGCGAACTGCCAAGATAGCTCCATGAAAGGGGCTAATTTGAGTGGTGCTTGCCTCATTGGTGCTTGTCTAGATCGCGCTAACCTCAGCCACGCCAACTTGAGCATGGCAGAACTCAGCGAAGCCCGTATGAAGTTTGCCCAACTGACGGACGCTATTTTCCAGCAGGCCAACTTAAGCAGCACTAATTTGGCCTATGCCCAAGTCCAGCTACAAAGATTGCAAGACGCCATCTTGTCTCGAACCATCCTGCCGGATCAGCGAGTAGTCAACAATCTCACTCCAGCAATGGCCGTTAGCGTCACCCACTAA
- a CDS encoding NADAR family protein has translation MTIFFYKVQDPYGCFSNFSLYSIDLQGQTWPTSEHYYQAQKYQGTPHQALCEEIRQTSTPEAAAAIGRNPLYAEQDNWDVIKPEIMYAAVHVKFLTHPTIQAELLSTGDERIVENSPLDSYWGCGADGKGHNQLGKILMQVRQEIRQLIQTGAISG, from the coding sequence ATGACCATTTTCTTCTACAAAGTCCAGGATCCTTACGGATGTTTTTCCAATTTTTCACTTTATAGTATTGACCTGCAAGGACAGACCTGGCCCACCTCAGAACATTACTATCAAGCCCAAAAATACCAAGGTACGCCTCATCAAGCCTTGTGTGAAGAGATTCGACAGACATCGACCCCTGAAGCTGCTGCAGCCATAGGGCGTAATCCCCTATATGCCGAGCAGGACAATTGGGATGTGATCAAGCCTGAGATTATGTATGCTGCTGTGCACGTTAAATTTTTAACTCATCCGACGATTCAGGCCGAACTGTTGTCCACGGGGGATGAACGGATTGTCGAAAATTCGCCCTTAGATTCCTATTGGGGCTGTGGTGCCGATGGCAAGGGGCATAACCAGTTGGGAAAAATCTTAATGCAAGTTCGCCAAGAGATTCGCCAGTTGATTCAAACGGGGGCGATTAGTGGGTGA
- a CDS encoding YbjQ family protein has product MLVTTTDVIQGAVIESYCGIVTAEVVYGSNALRDFFAGIRDIIGGRTASYERVFEKGQQDAIAELEKRADRLGANAVIGVRVSTDTINIDETGVLLLITAAGTAVKMAR; this is encoded by the coding sequence ATGTTAGTGACCACAACGGATGTCATTCAGGGCGCTGTTATCGAAAGCTATTGCGGCATTGTCACAGCTGAAGTTGTGTATGGCAGTAATGCCCTGCGAGATTTTTTTGCAGGCATTCGCGATATTATCGGTGGTCGCACCGCCAGCTATGAACGAGTGTTTGAAAAGGGACAGCAGGATGCCATTGCTGAGCTGGAAAAACGGGCAGATCGATTAGGCGCGAATGCTGTCATCGGGGTTCGGGTCAGTACCGACACCATTAATATTGATGAAACAGGAGTTTTACTGTTAATCACTGCAGCTGGGACAGCCGTAAAAATGGCCCGTTAA
- a CDS encoding pentapeptide repeat-containing protein, with product MRFGVFAIALTLGVTVGSSALAADPKHVAQLKQVNSCEGCDLSGADLSGLILIRANLRNANLQGANLRNTSLLLSNLENANLENANFTAAYLYGSNLENTQLTSTDFTQAVLRSAKLQGADVCTATLAGTDLTDADVDLDDCPTSPPPSASEAEVKQEESLIKDTLPENP from the coding sequence ATGAGATTTGGTGTTTTTGCGATTGCACTCACCCTTGGGGTGACTGTAGGTAGCTCTGCTCTCGCCGCAGACCCTAAACATGTTGCCCAACTTAAACAAGTTAATTCCTGCGAAGGCTGCGATCTCAGTGGCGCTGATTTAAGTGGGTTAATTCTGATCCGTGCCAATCTTCGCAATGCTAACTTGCAAGGGGCCAACCTCCGCAATACCTCTTTACTGCTGAGTAATTTAGAGAATGCCAATTTAGAAAATGCTAACTTCACCGCCGCCTATCTCTACGGCAGCAATTTAGAAAACACCCAGCTCACCAGCACTGACTTTACCCAAGCTGTTTTGCGGAGTGCCAAATTGCAAGGCGCTGATGTTTGTACTGCCACCCTTGCCGGGACGGACTTGACGGATGCTGATGTCGATTTAGACGACTGCCCAACTTCCCCACCCCCTAGCGCTTCAGAAGCAGAGGTTAAACAGGAAGAGTCGCTGATCAAAGATACGCTGCCTGAGAATCCTTAA